Proteins from one Dysgonomonadaceae bacterium PH5-43 genomic window:
- a CDS encoding hypothetical protein (product_source=Hypo-rule applied; pfam=PF12508), producing MGTSMGSSITITDDAGSQLAADLGRSLIQGTSQFFSKKMREVKVTLKAGYKVLLLPKA from the coding sequence ATGGGTACGTCGATGGGTAGTAGTATTACCATTACGGACGATGCGGGTTCACAGCTTGCTGCCGATTTGGGGAGAAGTCTGATTCAAGGAACATCACAATTTTTCAGTAAGAAAATGCGTGAGGTAAAAGTTACCCTGAAAGCAGGTTACAAAGTTTTGTTACTCCCGAAAGCATAA
- a CDS encoding conjugative transposon TraN protein (product_source=TIGR03780; cleavage_site_network=SignalP-noTM; pfam=PF13595; superfamily=52980; tigrfam=TIGR03780), with amino-acid sequence MKRILFVLAIIGCVFTANAQELETHSAVKQETVKVSSPSTGDYFEGLTRPLTFNRMIPPYALEVTFSKTVHIIFPSAIRYVDLGSADLLAAKADGAENVLRVKAALRDFSRESNLAVITEDGAYYTFNVKYADEPVKLSVEMTDFIHDGEAVNRPNNAMEIYMRELGSESPLLVKLIMKSIYKNDNREIKHIGSKRFGIQYTLKGIYTHNGLLYFHMQLKNSSNVPFDVDYITFKIVDKKVAKRTAIQEQVIMPLRAHNNLTLIGGKRTERVVFTLPKFTIPDDKHLIIELNEKEGGRHQSFVVENADLVRAKVINELKVK; translated from the coding sequence ATGAAACGAATTCTTTTTGTACTCGCTATTATCGGGTGCGTATTCACAGCCAATGCACAAGAGTTAGAAACACATAGTGCCGTAAAACAAGAAACAGTAAAAGTTTCTTCGCCTTCTACGGGCGATTATTTTGAAGGTCTGACACGACCGCTGACCTTCAACCGGATGATACCTCCGTATGCACTGGAAGTTACTTTCAGTAAAACGGTACATATTATTTTTCCGTCTGCAATCCGCTATGTAGACTTAGGTTCTGCCGACCTGTTGGCAGCCAAAGCTGACGGTGCGGAAAATGTTCTCCGTGTGAAAGCTGCTCTTCGGGATTTCTCCCGTGAAAGCAATCTGGCGGTTATTACTGAAGACGGTGCATATTATACTTTTAATGTAAAATATGCCGATGAGCCTGTAAAATTGAGTGTCGAAATGACCGACTTTATCCACGATGGGGAAGCGGTAAACCGACCGAATAACGCTATGGAGATTTACATGAGGGAGCTGGGAAGCGAATCGCCTTTACTGGTTAAGCTGATAATGAAGTCTATTTACAAAAACGACAATCGGGAAATAAAGCATATCGGCTCTAAGCGCTTCGGTATTCAGTACACACTCAAAGGAATTTACACGCACAATGGCTTGCTTTATTTCCACATGCAACTCAAAAATTCCTCCAATGTACCCTTTGATGTGGATTACATTACTTTCAAAATAGTTGATAAGAAAGTAGCCAAGCGTACCGCTATTCAGGAACAGGTAATCATGCCATTGAGGGCACACAATAACCTGACATTGATAGGGGGTAAGAGAACGGAACGGGTAGTGTTTACCTTGCCGAAATTCACGATTCCGGATGATAAGCATCTGATTATTGAACTGAACGAAAAAGAGGGCGGACGACACCAGTCCTTTGTTGTCGAAAATGCCGACCTCGTGAGAGCCAAAGTAATCAACGAACTCAAAGTAAAGTAA